In Pangasianodon hypophthalmus isolate fPanHyp1 chromosome 5, fPanHyp1.pri, whole genome shotgun sequence, the DNA window ttttaagaaaatgacACAACAGTAAGGCAATTAGAACATCTCTTAATTATCTCAAACAcgtattgatttatttaagtAATAAGGAAgctagaaaataaatattaactgGTGAAGAGGGTCTACCACCAAACtgaagattatatatatatatatatatatatatatatatatatatatatatatatatatatatatatatatatatatacacatatatgtgtgtgtgtatatatatatatatatacacatatacacacacacacattatatatatatatatatatatatatatagtgtgtgtgtgtgtgtgtgtataatgtatgtatatacttaATTTATTTGACTAGTCcataaaaatcaaatcaaagtgAAATTTGATATTAAAAAGGACTATGTTTAATTAAATCACAACACTGCAGTTTTGTTCATGCTTTAGGCCTGTGATGAAACACAAGCTCAATTTGCTGACAGTATCATTTGCTGCCTCATTTTGTTCTGATCAACAGAGTTTTGCATATAGTCTGAGTATCTCCATGTCTTTGTATCAGAAATCTAACCACACACCTAAAAGGATGAAGAAATTCTACAGGCGCATCCAACATTTCCAAACCTGAGGAGCATTTGCCATCTGCTGGCTGCCAGTCAGAGGCACAGATTCACAGTCACGTCATGATGCAAAATTGTGGAGGACGGGAAACATTTTTTTCGGGTTTTCCCCTATGACATGAATGCTAAATAGTGtttagcagtattagtagtagtagtagtagtagtagtatttgttGCATGATGTTTAGTGTCCAGTATTTGAATCATAGACCATATCTTGAACACGGCAGCCGAGTTTCTTCTCAAATAATTTCTGATTGGCTAACGGAGAGAAACGTCATCAAGACTGCGACTGCGCGCCATTTATGTCACAACATAACTAGTCACAGTGAATAGAAGCGTTTACAGTTTTTCTTCGCAAAATGGAAAGAGTTCTTTGTGAACGACACGGTAAGtgagcagtagcagtagtagtagtagtagtagtagtagtagagaaATCAAATTAGAATATGGCAGCCTAAGTTTCAGTGGATGAAGTGCAGCTAGCAGAGACCGGCTTTTAGTGACGCTAACGTTAGCAATCTTCACCATTCAAACAGTGCTAAAGTAAATATTTCGCCATTAAGATGATCTCATATTGATGATCTTAACTAACTTAGCATTCCTTGTTCAGGCAACATTTGCTTTCTGAAGACTGGGGTGAAAGAAGGACCGAATAAGGGTAAAAGTTTCTATGTTTGCACCGGGCGGGATGCGACACCGTGTGATTTCACACAGGCTGCTGAGTGAGTCCTCATAAATACAGGCTCGTGCTGCCTTCACGTGCTGTCGGAATTCTCCCACTTCTGAAGTGATAATTATGAGTATGTCGTGTTCACATGCTTTGTTGTcggaaagaacatgaaacatggacGACGccaggttcattcattcattctttttttcttcattttgccTTTATTTTGAAACTATAACACATTACTCAGATAGCTCGCTGACGAAAAGGGAATTTTGGTCAAATACAGGCTATTTTCAcggtgtaaaaatgtacaacagGCATAGAAAGGTTACATGAATCAgttaattaatgaatatgaCTCAATAAATCAATGAATATGACCAAAATGGCAAGTGCTGACAGTcagttgcatttaaaaaaatgtataaaagctGTCATTCCATGTTGAAAGTTTAGGACTCCTCCCATCTCAGAAACTCCTATTTACAATAATTCCAAtagcacgtgaaggcagcataaGTGCACTGTTTATCACTGTTCAGTGTGGTAACTAGTGTGTAAATCCAAGCTTTCCCTCATTCTCAGACTTCCACCTTCTCACTGTCTGCGCCATGAAGATGCACTGGTTGAACTTCAAACATTAATTCACAATGCACCACAGGGCACCTACAGGTAAACATTCTCACCATGTGCACAGTGGTTTTATGCTTTAACATTCTGGTCtttgtaatatatttacttATCACAACTCTAGGCTGCTGTATCGCTGCGTAGTAGGAAAGAAAGAGGGACAGAAGTGGTGTGGGAGTGTTCCATGGACAGAGGtaaaacattactttttttttttaacctctctgTGTGCTagtaaacacaaaacatgtgTTCTTGTTTGTCACATTTACACTAGGGATGCAATAAACCAATATTAACCATGAGCTGGATGGGTATTGGATCAGCTTTAACATATTAATCTGTAAAGATCTACTTTGCTTATGCTTGGCTGACATGAGATTGTTTATGTAAAATAGGACACAACTTACCTTAATGAATGTCACCATCGCCCTGCACATGTCTTGCACAAGTTGCAAGACAGAAGCATGCAGAGAGCAGACTAACTCAGTGAGAATATACCTAGAGCTCAGATAGTCATAGTGTATCAAAAATGGGATTGGAATATTcttatgttatattttactaTAGTTGAGATTCAGCAAATTCAATAATGTTAGTTGTGAAGATGCATGCTTACctttgtaaaaatgtgtgttacTTGTTTAATTTACAGAAAGACACTAAGAAGAATCTTTTGTCAGAGAACAAAAAACAGCATTCCAGTCTGCCTCCTGTTAGAAATCCTTTCAAAGCCCCCGGCAAAGCAGACAAAACCTCAGAGTGGGAAAAGATTCAAGAAGGAGAGATGGATAAAAGAGAGGTAAAGGCATTGGAAAAGTCTGTAGAAAATGAGAGCTCCAGGAAAAGCAACAATGATGAAATTCATaaaaagaaagcagagaaaGAATCTGACGGCCAAAGAAACTCGAATGGTGCAAATGCCAGGGAGGGAGAGGCAATGAGTTCTGCGCATTCGGAATCCTGGAGAGACAAAAAACTTCCTCCTGGAATGAAGATAAGGAAGCGATCATCTGATGAGGACAAGAAATTGCACAGCAGTAGTGAGGTGACTGCAAACAGATCAGAAGCTTCCAAAGGTTCTTATAGTAGCAGTAAATGTGAAAGTGTTAATGAACAGCAAACTGAGAAAGAGACTAAATCACAGAACTCCCAAAGCCATGCCAAGGGGGAGAGAGCAGCTCCACGGCAAAGCCCTAAAGAGAAAACTGAGGGACACAGTCCTCATTTAACTTCTAGGAAGACATCTACATCAAATACAGACTCTCAGCCAGGCAATATTCCCAAAAATACTCCAGAAAAAGACAGTCAGGCCAGCCCAGGTTCAACATCAGAAGGTGTTTCAGCTTCACTGAAGCCTGTTACAAATAGCGCCCAGAAGAAAACAGTAAAATCACCGTTTGGAGACTGgagtggtgatgatgatgatgatgatgatgatgatgatgtccaGTTGGTGTCAGTTCAGCCAGGCTCTCAGCAGACTGCTTCAGTTCCAGCCGCACCTTTGCAGAAAACCCTTACCTCCTACCCCGGCTTCCAGCTTATGTCAAAGGATAAAAGTCAAGAGGAAGACCCCAGAGCACTCCACAACCAGCTTACAGCCCAGCTTAAACAAAAGAAGGTACTGTTAGTGTGCTTTGTTGGTCTTCTCTATCTTTATTTGTaacaaaatgtgatttctgaATAGTGATTTTCCAAAGGCTTTCTAATGTCTTATAATTATTTCCATCTCTTCtttatctgtatgtgtgtctagGCCACTCTGTCATCAGTTAATGTGTCTGCTCTGCCTGACAAAGGAGAGAGGCTGAAGAGCCAAGTGAAGCAGCTGGAAGAGGCTCTGGAGGCTTTAAGTCTGACTAGTGTTGCTCTTACTGGTGAGATACTGACCTGTAATGTAATGTTCAGATGGGTTCACTTGTCTGTCTAGAGGGAAGATTCACTGTAAAtgaatacaaagttattctgtcTGATTACCTTATCCTGTGATGAACCTGACATTATATGAGATTTTAGACAGTGCTCTctaaacaccaactgagggaataatTTTCGGAGAactggtgttcatccctcctgTACAGTTACATAGGCTTGTAGAATCCAAGATGCATTGAAACTGCGGCTCATGGTGGTCAAACtcctgatttcttttttaaatttgtcaaCCTTCTGTACATTTCTGGTTTATATCATTGTTGGTTATAGGACTGCATGTtaattaatgtatattaatagtCAGTCATGGTGACTGGACTTGCCGGATCTTCTTGAAAATCTTGTGCTACTCATCTAACTCATCAGTTAAATTAAACTTTAGTGTATGATTCTTTCCCACAACATTATGAAACTGGTTAATAGCATTGAAGATATAAACTCCTATGGTAAAGACTCTGTGTAAGAAGTCACAGACCACATCACTTCACACCAGGTTAGCCCTCCTGTGATGTGCTGATAGAAGTTTACCAGGTGTACTGGATTGTATATTTCAGGTACATAGTAAGCTTCTGTCTTAAGTGTGTTGCTTACACAGGAACACAGAAGGCTCTCCAGCCGCATAATAGATAATTACTCCTAATGGAAAAATGTTGCTCTTTGTGGACCTTGTTGCTGTTTTGACCAAGGCCTGGTCTGGGTAGCTGCATGATTTCAAGGCTTCCAGTTTGTGTTTCAGTGGGTGGTGGGAATCTAATGCTAATCTGTAGAGTGGGCTTTTGGaggtcattttttaatttcaggtgAAGTGTGAAACGTCAAGGTTATTCTGTATAGCTGCTCCTTGATACTACTAGACGATTAAATGAAATAGATGAATAGACATATTGAATAATCTGTTCCCAGGGTCTCAAGAAGCAGACAGTGATGCCCAGCAGAATCCCAAACCCAGCCATTCCAATCCTTTTAACCGTGCAGGGGGTACTATTCTCCTGTCCGAGGCTCCAGTCCATTTTCAGCCAAGCTCCTCTACTAGCTCACTGGGACTGCAGCTCAGTCAGGGCTACTCCCAGATGTATGGAGGTAATTCAGTTTAATCCTCTTCTTAGACACAGTCATGTTGTATACTCTAGCTGTCATTAGTAATATGCCCTGTTTGTCTGCAGTGGATCCTCAAAAGCAAGCCTTCTATGGTGGCAGGATGACTGAGGACAGACTGCTCGCTGTGCGCAATGCCACAACAGAGGCGATTGACCACCTCCACCACTCACTGGAGTCTTGCCCTTCTACAGACACAGAGGCACAGGATCCCAAAGGAATGAAGGTCAGAGACACTACTTAACAACTGGGAATGATTTTGCTCATCTATCTCTTCAAAGATGAAGAGAATTTTATTATGgtaaatgtaattatacattTAGATATAATGTAAGTCAGGAATTGATCTTTTACCTTTCAGGTTCAGTTGTTGCCTCATCAGAGAAGAGCCCTGGCCTGGCTGCTATGGAGAGAAACCCAAAAACCCTGCGGGGGTATTCTGGGTAAAACATCATttctcttttaaagttaatgcaagttaatatataaaacagtatAATTGGATTGAGCATGACATTAATTGGACTATGTGTCTGGAATGTAgctgaattaatgaataaattgttaatgaaaagacaaaaaaaaaagaagtaatttaCACCCTACAAGTCCACTTTGGAACTGATTGTTAATGGGTTTTTTAGCATTAGGatttaacataattttaatGTCCGGCAATGGTGTAACTTGTTACACGTACAACATTTTCACTAACTTATGTCTGTCTTAAGAATTTAttgattttatcatttaaacattCACATAAATGTAGTCAGACTGGTATTGTAGTTGTAtcttagatttattttaatcttttgcATCATGGGATGTTTTTATGGTATTTAGGTAACACTCACTTCAAAGATACAGTGATCTTGGAGGACTGTGcatgtgttttgcttttattttatgtatttattattaattcagcGGATGACATGGGTCTGGGGAAAACCCTCACCATGATCGCTCTCATTCTGTCccaaaagaagaaggaagagaaagacaCTCAGCTAGAAGGATGGATCTCTAAAACTGGTAAGCATTCCTGCACAGTGTTGCTGCAAATTGCATGCCTGGTTATATAGCTATATGTGCTAGATGTGCTGGTGCCTTCCTGTTATTCTCAGATGATTTTGTGTATGAATTTTCTGCAATGTGCTGTGCTATGTTTGTGCATTGAACGTAGCATATGATTTGGCTAGACTCATCTTTGGTGGCATCCCAGGGAACTCTGATCATCTGTCCTGCCTCTCTGGTGCATCACTggaagaaagagata includes these proteins:
- the ttf2 gene encoding transcription termination factor 2 isoform X2 — encoded protein: MDDARLPPSHCLRHEDALVELQTLIHNAPQGTYRLLYRCVVGKKEGQKWCGSVPWTEKDTKKNLLSENKKQHSSLPPVRNPFKAPGKADKTSEWEKIQEGEMDKREVKALEKSVENESSRKSNNDEIHKKKAEKESDGQRNSNGANAREGEAMSSAHSESWRDKKLPPGMKIRKRSSDEDKKLHSSSEVTANRSEASKGSYSSSKCESVNEQQTEKETKSQNSQSHAKGERAAPRQSPKEKTEGHSPHLTSRKTSTSNTDSQPGNIPKNTPEKDSQASPGSTSEGVSASLKPVTNSAQKKTVKSPFGDWSGDDDDDDDDDDVQLVSVQPGSQQTASVPAAPLQKTLTSYPGFQLMSKDKSQEEDPRALHNQLTAQLKQKKATLSSVNVSALPDKGERLKSQVKQLEEALEALSLTSVALTGSQEADSDAQQNPKPSHSNPFNRAGGTILLSEAPVHFQPSSSTSSLGLQLSQGYSQMYGVDPQKQAFYGGRMTEDRLLAVRNATTEAIDHLHHSLESCPSTDTEAQDPKGMKVQLLPHQRRALAWLLWRETQKPCGGILADDMGLGKTLTMIALILSQKKKEEKDTQLEGWISKTDSSLVASQGTLIICPASLVHHWKKEIERHVKSSRLSVYLYHGPNRQRSASILAEHDVVITTYSLVSKEIPVQKEDAEKPSQDSEPVGSELPPLLRVAWARVVLDEAHNIKNPKVQTSMAVCKLRAKARWAVTGTPIQNNLLDMYSLLKFLRCSPFDEYKLWKAQVDNGSKRGGERLNILTRSLLLRRTKDQLDSTGKPLVSLPDRSCRVHRVKLSEDEQSVYDVVFAQSRSTLQSYLKRHEGGDTKKGDGTNPFEKVAQEFGMSQQDSVSLSQQPQVSSTIHILSLLLRLRQCCCHLSLLKKTLDQSELQGDGIALSLEEQLCALSLSESSDSDPKATVSLNGSRFRSEIFDESRESTKISAVLTELKEIRKKNQKSVIVSQWTTMLHIVAVHLKKLDLHFSVIDGTVNPKRRMDLVDEFNTNPKGPQVMLVSLCAGGVGINLTGGNHLFLIDMHWNPALEDQACDRIYRVGQHRDVTIHRFVCEGTVEDKISSLQEKKKELAQKVLSGTGSSFTKLSLADLRVIFGV
- the ttf2 gene encoding transcription termination factor 2 isoform X1, which gives rise to MERVLCERHGNICFLKTGVKEGPNKGKSFYVCTGRDATPCDFTQAAELPPSHCLRHEDALVELQTLIHNAPQGTYRLLYRCVVGKKEGQKWCGSVPWTEKDTKKNLLSENKKQHSSLPPVRNPFKAPGKADKTSEWEKIQEGEMDKREVKALEKSVENESSRKSNNDEIHKKKAEKESDGQRNSNGANAREGEAMSSAHSESWRDKKLPPGMKIRKRSSDEDKKLHSSSEVTANRSEASKGSYSSSKCESVNEQQTEKETKSQNSQSHAKGERAAPRQSPKEKTEGHSPHLTSRKTSTSNTDSQPGNIPKNTPEKDSQASPGSTSEGVSASLKPVTNSAQKKTVKSPFGDWSGDDDDDDDDDDVQLVSVQPGSQQTASVPAAPLQKTLTSYPGFQLMSKDKSQEEDPRALHNQLTAQLKQKKATLSSVNVSALPDKGERLKSQVKQLEEALEALSLTSVALTGSQEADSDAQQNPKPSHSNPFNRAGGTILLSEAPVHFQPSSSTSSLGLQLSQGYSQMYGVDPQKQAFYGGRMTEDRLLAVRNATTEAIDHLHHSLESCPSTDTEAQDPKGMKVQLLPHQRRALAWLLWRETQKPCGGILADDMGLGKTLTMIALILSQKKKEEKDTQLEGWISKTDSSLVASQGTLIICPASLVHHWKKEIERHVKSSRLSVYLYHGPNRQRSASILAEHDVVITTYSLVSKEIPVQKEDAEKPSQDSEPVGSELPPLLRVAWARVVLDEAHNIKNPKVQTSMAVCKLRAKARWAVTGTPIQNNLLDMYSLLKFLRCSPFDEYKLWKAQVDNGSKRGGERLNILTRSLLLRRTKDQLDSTGKPLVSLPDRSCRVHRVKLSEDEQSVYDVVFAQSRSTLQSYLKRHEGGDTKKGDGTNPFEKVAQEFGMSQQDSVSLSQQPQVSSTIHILSLLLRLRQCCCHLSLLKKTLDQSELQGDGIALSLEEQLCALSLSESSDSDPKATVSLNGSRFRSEIFDESRESTKISAVLTELKEIRKKNQKSVIVSQWTTMLHIVAVHLKKLDLHFSVIDGTVNPKRRMDLVDEFNTNPKGPQVMLVSLCAGGVGINLTGGNHLFLIDMHWNPALEDQACDRIYRVGQHRDVTIHRFVCEGTVEDKISSLQEKKKELAQKVLSGTGSSFTKLSLADLRVIFGV